The following are from one region of the Paracoccus sp. S3-43 genome:
- a CDS encoding anhydro-N-acetylmuramic acid kinase, which yields MIRVLGMMSGTSMDGVDAAVIETEGVRIAGFGRSGFRAYSDTESAVLHAALGRWPGGAGVAEAAALSVASHAALAADFADADLIGYHGQTLAHDPQGRGTHQAGDGAALARAVGRPVVWDFRREDVRQGGEGAPLAPFFHWACAGWAVGQGRLSPQPVAFLNLGGVGNLTWVDPTAPAPEAPGACLAFDTGPANAPLNDLMRRRLRQSHDRDGALAATGRADHRLLAEFLRHPWFDRPPPKSLDRDQFAGLAAAVEPLADADAAATLVAALAGAVAAGMRWMPTVPAAVLVCGGGRRNPAIMARLAQVLPCDVQPVEAAGLDGDMLEAQAFGWLAARVLRGLPTSGPATTGVGAPCCGGRISYPRGREFGGRGDFS from the coding sequence ATGATCCGGGTTCTGGGAATGATGTCGGGCACCTCGATGGACGGGGTGGACGCGGCGGTGATCGAGACCGAGGGGGTGCGGATCGCGGGCTTCGGGCGCAGCGGCTTTCGCGCCTATTCCGACACCGAATCGGCCGTGCTGCACGCGGCGCTCGGCCGATGGCCGGGCGGGGCAGGGGTGGCCGAGGCCGCGGCGCTGTCGGTCGCAAGCCATGCCGCCTTGGCCGCCGATTTCGCGGATGCCGACCTGATCGGCTATCACGGCCAGACCCTGGCCCATGATCCGCAGGGCAGGGGCACGCATCAGGCGGGCGACGGCGCGGCCTTGGCGCGGGCGGTGGGGCGGCCGGTGGTCTGGGATTTCCGCCGCGAGGATGTGCGGCAGGGTGGCGAAGGCGCGCCGCTGGCGCCGTTCTTCCACTGGGCCTGCGCCGGCTGGGCCGTGGGGCAGGGGCGTCTGTCGCCGCAGCCCGTCGCCTTCCTGAACCTGGGCGGCGTGGGCAACCTCACCTGGGTCGATCCGACCGCCCCCGCGCCCGAGGCGCCGGGCGCCTGCCTGGCCTTCGACACCGGCCCCGCCAATGCGCCGCTCAACGACCTGATGCGGCGGCGCCTGCGGCAAAGCCACGACCGCGACGGCGCCTTGGCCGCGACGGGACGGGCGGATCACCGCCTCCTGGCCGAATTCCTGCGCCATCCCTGGTTCGACCGGCCGCCGCCAAAATCGCTGGACCGCGACCAGTTCGCGGGCCTTGCCGCCGCCGTCGAACCGCTGGCGGATGCCGATGCCGCCGCGACCCTGGTTGCGGCTCTGGCCGGGGCGGTTGCGGCGGGGATGCGGTGGATGCCGACCGTTCCCGCCGCGGTGCTGGTCTGCGGCGGCGGGCGGCGCAACCCCGCGATCATGGCGCGGCTGGCGCAGGTGCTGCCCTGCGACGTGCAGCCGGTCGAGGCGGCGGGCCTGGACGGCGACATGCTGGAGGCGCAGGCCTTCGGCTGGCTGGCGGCGCGGGTGCTGCGCGGGCTGCCGACCTCGGGTCCGGCGACGACGGGGGTGGGCGCGCCCTGCTGCGGGGGGCGGATCAGTTATCCGCGCGGGCGTGAATTCGGGGGGCGTGGTGATTTTTCATGA
- a CDS encoding glutamate-5-semialdehyde dehydrogenase translates to MPRRVSLRRNPAKGGLRMTDHDDATALIATMGRAARAAAVELAQATAERKHVALIGAAYEIRARQAAILAANDEDMQFGRDKGLAPAMLDRLRLDAARLRGIEDGLRAVAEQRDPVGEVLAEWDRPNGLHIQRIRTPIGVIGVIYESRPNVTADAGALALKSGNAVILRGGSESLHSSQAIHACMVEGLRQARLPEAAIQLVPTRDRAAVTAMLQAQGLIDVIIPRGGKGLVGLVQQQARVPVFAHLEGICHVYVDRDADPEMARKVVLNAKTRRPGICGAAESLLIDWRFYTRYGPAIIEDLLRAGVEVRAEGELAKIPATVRAGADDFGREFLDMIIAAKLVDGVEEAITHIRRHGSQHTESIITDNDATAERFFAALDSAILMRNASTQFADGGEFGMGAEIGIATGKLHARGPVGAEQLTSFKYLVRGDGTVRA, encoded by the coding sequence ATCCCTCGCCGCGTTTCGCTAAGACGGAACCCCGCCAAGGGAGGATTGCGAATGACCGATCATGATGATGCGACGGCGCTGATTGCGACGATGGGCCGGGCCGCGCGGGCGGCGGCGGTCGAACTTGCGCAGGCCACGGCCGAACGCAAGCATGTCGCGCTGATCGGGGCCGCCTATGAAATCCGCGCGCGGCAGGCCGCGATCCTGGCCGCCAATGACGAGGACATGCAGTTCGGGCGCGACAAGGGACTGGCCCCGGCGATGCTGGACCGGCTGCGCCTGGACGCAGCCCGCCTGCGCGGGATCGAGGACGGCCTGCGCGCGGTGGCCGAACAGCGCGACCCGGTGGGAGAGGTCTTGGCCGAATGGGACCGCCCGAACGGGCTGCACATCCAGCGGATCCGCACCCCGATCGGCGTCATCGGCGTGATCTATGAAAGCCGCCCGAACGTGACCGCCGATGCCGGCGCGCTGGCGTTGAAATCGGGCAATGCGGTGATCCTGCGCGGCGGGTCGGAAAGCCTGCATTCCAGTCAGGCGATCCATGCCTGCATGGTCGAAGGGTTGCGCCAGGCCCGTCTGCCCGAAGCGGCGATCCAGCTTGTCCCGACCCGCGACCGCGCCGCCGTCACCGCGATGTTGCAGGCGCAGGGCCTGATCGACGTGATCATTCCGCGCGGTGGCAAGGGGCTGGTCGGGCTGGTCCAGCAGCAGGCGCGGGTGCCGGTCTTCGCGCATCTTGAAGGCATCTGCCACGTCTATGTCGATCGCGACGCCGACCCCGAGATGGCCCGCAAGGTCGTGCTGAACGCCAAGACCCGCCGCCCCGGCATCTGCGGCGCCGCCGAAAGCCTGCTGATCGACTGGCGGTTCTATACCCGCTACGGGCCCGCGATCATCGAGGATCTGCTGCGCGCGGGCGTCGAGGTCCGGGCCGAGGGCGAGCTGGCGAAAATCCCCGCCACCGTCCGCGCCGGGGCGGATGATTTCGGCCGCGAATTCCTGGACATGATCATCGCCGCGAAGCTGGTCGACGGGGTCGAGGAGGCGATCACCCATATCCGCCGCCATGGCAGCCAGCACACCGAATCGATCATCACCGATAACGACGCCACGGCAGAGCGGTTCTTTGCCGCGCTCGACAGCGCGATCCTGATGCGCAACGCCTCGACCCAGTTCGCCGATGGCGGAGAGTTCGGGATGGGCGCGGAAATCGGCATCGCCACCGGCAAGCTGCACGCGCGCGGCCCGGTCGGGGCCGAGCAGTTGACCAGCTTCAAATACCTGGTTCGGGGCGACGGGACGGTCCGCGCCTGA
- a CDS encoding histidine phosphotransferase family protein gives MTLETTRITQAELAHLLGSRLCHDLVSPLGAIGNGVELLEMSPEFPGIGASPELKLIAESVAAARARIQLFRVAFGQAQGEQRMSRAGLAQLLDGFASQGRLRIDLEAEGDFARVELRMIMLAIMCLESALPWGGTITVLHDEGRWRLVGQADRVKQDAALWAWLGGDAPRAPAPSEVHFALLAQALAAANRQPRWDLDDKGAGIAF, from the coding sequence ATGACCCTGGAGACAACGCGCATCACGCAGGCAGAGCTTGCGCATCTGCTGGGATCGCGGCTGTGCCATGACCTGGTCTCGCCGCTGGGCGCCATCGGCAACGGCGTCGAACTGCTGGAAATGTCGCCCGAGTTTCCGGGCATCGGCGCCAGCCCCGAACTGAAGCTGATCGCCGAATCGGTGGCGGCGGCGCGGGCGCGGATCCAGCTGTTCCGCGTGGCCTTCGGCCAGGCCCAGGGCGAACAGCGCATGTCGCGCGCGGGCCTAGCGCAGCTTCTGGACGGCTTTGCAAGCCAGGGCCGGCTGCGCATCGACCTGGAGGCCGAGGGCGATTTCGCCCGCGTGGAACTGCGCATGATCATGCTGGCGATCATGTGCCTGGAAAGCGCGCTGCCCTGGGGCGGCACGATCACCGTGCTGCATGACGAGGGCCGCTGGCGGCTGGTGGGACAGGCCGACCGGGTCAAGCAGGATGCGGCCCTGTGGGCCTGGCTGGGCGGCGACGCCCCCCGCGCCCCTGCCCCGTCCGAGGTTCATTTCGCCCTTCTGGCCCAGGCCCTTGCCGCCGCCAACCGCCAGCCACGCTGGGATCTGGACGACAAGGGGGCTGGGATCGCGTTCTGA
- a CDS encoding DUF3553 domain-containing protein, with translation MNEILEPGMIVRHPGAPEWGEGQVQSRIGDRITVNFAEAGKQVIDGRRVSLDIVWSHGS, from the coding sequence GTGAACGAGATCCTGGAACCCGGCATGATCGTCCGCCATCCCGGCGCGCCCGAATGGGGCGAGGGCCAAGTGCAGTCGCGCATCGGCGACCGGATCACGGTCAACTTCGCCGAGGCCGGAAAGCAGGTCATCGACGGCAGGCGGGTTTCGCTGGATATCGTCTGGTCGCACGGCAGCTGA
- a CDS encoding GNAT family N-acyltransferase has translation MPISAPARTRSDPSFFDTRLAVSDQDLLAAQRLRYRVFIEELGGDGPLVDHDRRLERDDFDPVVDHLCLIDTRRSPQDLDHVVGVYRLLRGDVAAGFGRFYCDSEYDLTPLRACGRPVLELGRSCVDPACRGGSGMFLLWNALADYVLDHGIQILFGVASFHGTDTTMLAPSLSWLHHHHLAPADLRPRARPEGFHRMDLIPADRLDRREALVGMPALIKAYLRLGGMVGDGAFIDRAFNTTDVFLLMDTAAMSDKHRQFYESRWQPQ, from the coding sequence ATGCCCATATCCGCCCCCGCCCGCACCCGATCCGACCCGTCCTTCTTCGACACACGCCTGGCGGTGTCGGACCAGGATCTGCTGGCCGCGCAACGCCTGCGCTATCGCGTCTTCATCGAGGAACTGGGCGGCGACGGCCCGCTGGTCGATCATGACCGGCGGCTGGAACGCGACGACTTCGATCCGGTCGTGGATCACCTGTGCCTGATCGACACCCGCCGGTCGCCACAGGATCTTGATCATGTCGTGGGCGTCTATCGCCTGCTGCGCGGCGATGTGGCGGCGGGGTTCGGGCGGTTCTACTGCGATTCCGAATACGACCTGACGCCGCTGCGCGCCTGCGGCCGCCCGGTGCTGGAACTGGGCCGGTCCTGCGTCGATCCGGCCTGCCGGGGCGGGTCGGGCATGTTCCTGCTGTGGAACGCGCTTGCCGATTACGTCCTGGACCACGGGATCCAGATCCTGTTCGGTGTCGCCAGCTTTCACGGCACCGACACGACAATGCTGGCGCCCTCGCTCAGCTGGCTGCACCATCACCACCTGGCCCCCGCCGACCTGCGCCCCCGCGCGCGGCCCGAGGGGTTTCACCGCATGGACCTGATCCCCGCCGACCGCCTGGACCGGCGCGAGGCCCTGGTCGGGATGCCCGCGCTGATCAAGGCCTATCTGCGCTTGGGCGGCATGGTGGGCGATGGGGCGTTCATCGACCGCGCCTTCAACACCACCGATGTGTTCCTGCTGATGGACACCGCCGCGATGTCGGACAAGCACCGGCAGTTCTACGAAAGCCGCTGGCAGCCGCAATGA
- a CDS encoding lysophospholipid acyltransferase family protein, translated as MSPAPRVDPGRTEATWRDGQPPPLAGPRTLGDWLRVTRRGLGAILVLLAGVLLILPLRGVERLVHGRRRPWTGPHVQAVCRLVLACIGIRWRRQGVPMRGPGAVVANHSSWLDILVLNAAMPVFFVSKAEVAGWPGINILTRVTDTHFVIRDPRLAQAQAREFSDRVNAGHRLLFFPEGTSTDGRRLLPFKPTLFQGFLDPALPAGLAIQPVSAVYHAPPNADPRFYGWWGDMDLGPHLLAVLAARRQGRVTVVLHDPVPVAGQTRKTLALACEDAVRRGLVA; from the coding sequence ATGAGCCCGGCTCCGCGCGTTGATCCGGGACGGACCGAGGCGACCTGGCGCGACGGCCAACCGCCGCCGCTGGCCGGTCCGCGGACCTTGGGCGACTGGCTGCGCGTCACGCGCCGGGGCCTGGGCGCGATTCTGGTGCTGCTGGCGGGGGTGCTGCTGATCCTGCCCCTGCGCGGGGTCGAGCGTCTGGTTCATGGCCGCCGCCGTCCCTGGACGGGACCGCATGTGCAGGCGGTCTGCCGTCTGGTGCTGGCCTGCATCGGCATCCGCTGGCGGCGGCAGGGCGTGCCGATGCGCGGCCCCGGCGCGGTGGTGGCGAACCATTCAAGCTGGCTGGACATCCTGGTCCTGAACGCCGCCATGCCGGTGTTCTTCGTCAGCAAGGCCGAGGTCGCGGGCTGGCCCGGCATCAACATCCTGACCCGCGTCACCGACACGCATTTCGTCATCCGCGATCCCCGGCTGGCGCAGGCGCAGGCGCGGGAGTTCTCGGACCGCGTGAATGCGGGCCACCGGCTGCTGTTCTTTCCCGAAGGCACCTCGACCGACGGGCGGCGGCTGCTGCCCTTCAAGCCGACGCTGTTCCAGGGGTTCCTGGATCCGGCGCTGCCCGCCGGGCTGGCGATCCAGCCGGTCAGCGCGGTCTATCATGCGCCCCCCAACGCGGATCCGCGCTTTTACGGCTGGTGGGGGGATATGGATCTGGGGCCGCATCTGCTGGCGGTGCTGGCGGCGCGGCGGCAGGGGCGGGTGACGGTCGTGCTGCACGATCCCGTCCCGGTGGCCGGGCAGACGCGCAAAACCCTGGCCCTGGCCTGCGAAGACGCCGTGCGTCGCGGCCTTGTCGCTTGA
- a CDS encoding adenosylcobalamin-dependent ribonucleoside-diphosphate reductase — protein MTRFAAPIAEQIWDMKYRLKDAEGRPLDATVEDSWRRVARDLAQVEADPAAWEDRFYAALQDFRFLPAGRILAGAGTGRSVTLFNCFVMGTIPDSMEGIFQALKEAALTMQQGGGIGYDFSTIRPRGAEVRGVAADASGPLSFMDVWDAMCRTIMSAGSRRGAMMATMRCDHPDIEDFIAAKQDSARLRMFNLSVLVTDAFMQAVKADGRWDLVFGGKVYRTVPAQDLWNRIMRATYDYAEPGVIFIDRINQQNNLHYAETIAATNPCGEQPLPPYGACLLGSVNLARLVSDPFTPQARVDMAALDDLVRVAVRMMDNVVDASKFPLPQQAAEARAKRRIGLGVTGLADALLMLGLRYGAPDAVERTRVWMRAIARSAYLASADLAREKGAFPLFDRDAFLASGFMRRMDDAVRDAVAAHGIRNALLTSIAPTGTISLYAGNVSSGIEPVFGHAYTRKVLQKDGSRTEEEVVDYAVQMWRDLHGDAPLPDYFVNAQTLAPQDHVAMQAAAQDWVDSSISKTINCPADMPFQDFKDVYLSAWDLGCKGCTTYRPNAVTGSVLSVSEAAEAVPQADAGAEVVYLTEPLDRPAALEGATYKLKWPASEHAIYITINDIVQAGHRRPFEIFINSKNMEHFAWTVALTRMISAVFRRGGDVSFVVEELKAVFDPRGGAWMGGRYVPSILAAIGGVIERHMVAIGFLAGEGLGLKSDPQVEAMAVGERPLGPACPNCGQYGMRMNEGCMTCPNCGHSKCG, from the coding sequence ATGACCCGTTTTGCCGCGCCCATCGCCGAACAGATCTGGGACATGAAATACCGCCTGAAGGACGCCGAGGGCCGCCCCCTCGACGCCACGGTCGAGGACAGCTGGCGCCGCGTCGCCCGCGACCTGGCCCAGGTTGAGGCAGACCCCGCCGCGTGGGAGGACCGCTTCTATGCCGCGCTTCAGGATTTCCGCTTCCTGCCTGCCGGGCGCATCCTGGCGGGCGCGGGCACCGGGCGCAGCGTCACCCTGTTCAACTGCTTCGTCATGGGCACCATCCCCGACAGCATGGAGGGGATTTTCCAGGCGCTGAAGGAAGCCGCGCTGACCATGCAGCAGGGCGGCGGCATCGGCTATGATTTCAGCACCATCCGCCCCAGGGGGGCCGAGGTGCGGGGCGTGGCGGCGGACGCATCCGGCCCGCTGTCCTTCATGGACGTGTGGGACGCGATGTGCCGCACGATCATGTCGGCGGGCAGCCGCCGGGGCGCGATGATGGCCACCATGCGCTGCGACCACCCCGATATCGAGGATTTCATCGCCGCCAAGCAGGACAGCGCCCGGCTGCGCATGTTCAACCTGTCGGTGCTGGTGACGGATGCCTTCATGCAGGCGGTCAAGGCGGACGGGCGGTGGGATCTGGTCTTTGGCGGCAAGGTCTATCGCACGGTCCCCGCGCAGGATCTGTGGAACCGGATCATGCGCGCGACCTATGACTATGCCGAACCCGGCGTGATCTTCATCGACCGCATCAACCAGCAGAACAACCTGCATTACGCCGAGACGATCGCGGCCACCAATCCCTGCGGTGAACAGCCGCTGCCGCCCTATGGGGCCTGCCTGCTGGGGTCGGTGAACCTGGCCCGGCTGGTGTCGGACCCGTTCACGCCGCAGGCGAGGGTGGACATGGCGGCGCTGGACGATCTGGTCCGGGTGGCGGTGCGGATGATGGACAATGTGGTCGATGCGTCGAAATTCCCCCTGCCGCAGCAGGCGGCCGAGGCGCGGGCCAAGCGCCGCATCGGCCTGGGCGTGACGGGGCTTGCCGATGCGCTGCTGATGCTGGGGCTGCGCTATGGCGCCCCGGATGCCGTGGAGCGGACGCGGGTCTGGATGCGGGCCATCGCGCGGTCGGCCTATCTGGCCTCCGCCGATCTGGCGCGCGAGAAGGGGGCATTCCCGCTGTTCGACCGCGACGCCTTCCTGGCCTCGGGCTTCATGCGGCGGATGGACGATGCGGTGCGCGACGCGGTGGCGGCTCATGGCATCCGCAACGCCCTGCTGACCAGCATCGCGCCGACCGGGACGATCAGCCTCTATGCCGGGAACGTGTCCAGCGGGATCGAGCCGGTCTTCGGCCATGCCTATACCCGCAAGGTGCTGCAAAAGGACGGCAGCCGGACCGAGGAGGAGGTCGTCGATTACGCCGTCCAGATGTGGCGCGACCTGCATGGCGACGCGCCCTTGCCCGATTACTTCGTGAACGCGCAGACGCTGGCGCCCCAGGATCATGTCGCCATGCAGGCGGCGGCGCAGGACTGGGTGGACAGCAGCATCTCCAAGACCATCAACTGCCCGGCGGATATGCCCTTCCAGGACTTCAAGGATGTCTACCTGTCGGCTTGGGATCTGGGCTGCAAGGGCTGCACCACCTATCGCCCGAACGCGGTCACCGGATCGGTCCTGTCGGTCAGCGAGGCGGCCGAGGCCGTGCCGCAGGCCGATGCCGGTGCCGAGGTCGTCTATCTGACCGAGCCTCTGGACCGTCCCGCCGCGCTGGAAGGCGCGACCTACAAGCTGAAATGGCCCGCCAGCGAACACGCGATCTATATCACCATCAACGACATCGTGCAGGCGGGCCATCGCCGCCCGTTCGAGATCTTCATCAACTCGAAGAACATGGAGCATTTCGCCTGGACCGTCGCCCTGACCCGGATGATCAGCGCGGTCTTCCGGCGTGGCGGCGATGTGTCCTTCGTGGTCGAGGAACTGAAGGCCGTCTTCGACCCGCGCGGCGGCGCCTGGATGGGCGGGCGCTATGTGCCGTCGATCCTGGCGGCCATCGGCGGGGTGATCGAACGCCACATGGTCGCCATCGGCTTCCTGGCGGGCGAGGGCCTGGGCCTGAAATCCGATCCGCAGGTCGAGGCGATGGCCGTGGGCGAACGCCCGCTGGGCCCGGCCTGCCCGAACTGCGGCCAATACGGGATGCGCATGAACGAAGGCTGCATGACCTGCCCGAACTGCGGCCATTCCAAATGCGGCTAG
- a CDS encoding N-formylglutamate amidohydrolase, with protein MTDRAFWTEGEDRPSRWLITCDHATNRVPDWVGGGDLGIDAADMARHIAYDVGAAGLASRLAVLMDAPAIFSDFSRLVIDPNRGEDDPTLLMRLYDGTVIPASKNADAAERERRLDRLHRPYHRALARLADSHPGRCICAIHSFTPQLRGRPMRPWQVGILYSYQDVRLGPPMVQACREAGWITGENQPYDGHLEGDSIDRHALRHGRPNILIELRNDLIADRAGQTEWAAKLAPVIAGTLASAGL; from the coding sequence ATGACAGACCGCGCCTTCTGGACCGAGGGAGAGGACCGCCCGTCCCGCTGGCTGATCACCTGCGACCATGCGACGAACCGCGTGCCGGACTGGGTGGGCGGCGGCGACCTGGGGATCGACGCCGCCGACATGGCGCGCCACATCGCCTATGACGTGGGCGCGGCGGGGCTGGCGTCGCGGCTGGCGGTGCTGATGGACGCCCCGGCGATCTTTTCCGACTTCTCGCGGCTGGTGATCGACCCCAACCGGGGCGAGGACGATCCGACGCTGCTGATGCGCCTTTACGACGGCACGGTGATCCCGGCGAGCAAGAACGCCGACGCGGCAGAACGCGAACGGCGGCTGGACCGGCTGCACCGCCCCTATCACCGTGCGCTGGCGCGGCTGGCCGACAGCCATCCCGGCCGCTGCATCTGCGCGATCCACAGCTTTACGCCGCAATTGCGCGGCCGTCCGATGCGGCCCTGGCAGGTGGGGATCCTCTATTCCTACCAGGATGTCCGGCTTGGTCCGCCGATGGTGCAGGCCTGCCGCGAGGCCGGATGGATCACCGGCGAGAACCAGCCCTATGACGGCCATCTCGAAGGCGATTCGATCGACCGCCACGCATTGCGCCACGGTCGTCCGAATATCCTGATCGAGCTGCGCAACGACCTGATCGCGGATCGGGCGGGCCAGACGGAATGGGCGGCCAAGCTGGCCCCGGTGATCGCGGGCACACTGGCAAGCGCCGGGCTGTGA